CGAAGTAATGAAGATTTTTTCCTTCAAACTGTTCTGCGTCTTCCACTTCCAATCGTCTTGGTTTGAAAGCACCGACGCCAGCGGTAATAATAATCGATTTGGAGTAATGTGTATCTTTGTCAGTGGTAATGGTGAAAACCCCGTCGCTTCCCTTTTCAACCTTTTCGACAGATTCCCCGAGTGAGAAAGTCGGATCGAAATGTTCCGCCTGCTCAGTCAGGTTATCAATCAGTTCCTGAGCCCGTATCTTCGGGAAGCCGGCGATGTCGTATATGTACTTCTCCGGATAGAGCGCAGATAATTGTCCCCCCAGTTGTGGCATCGCTTCAATCAATTTTACTTTTGCCTGTCTGAGCCCTGCATAAAACGTGGTAAAAATACCAACAGGACCTCCCCCGATAATTGTGATATCGTACACTTCTCTTCCTTGTGACAAAACTCACACCTCCACACGTAGTTTAGACAGTTGTTTCACTCTAATTATAATGTTTCTATGGAGTGAAGAAAAGGGCTCGTGCCCAATTAATCAAATAAGTCGAAATATTTCAGTGAATCTATAGTTTGCACTGTTATCATGATTAAAACGTTTTCATTTCGGGTAAAGTTTAATAAACCGCCCAGCGGTAATCGATTCAGATTAAAAAAGTTCTTAAAAACGTCGAAAAATGGTTGAAAAACTGTCACATTCCCTCTATTATAGTGAAGAGCAAAAGATAACGTTTTTCATTTTAAAAGTCTGGAATTTCATTTCTGACATCATTAAAGTGCGCTCCTGTTCGTGAATAATATCACAAAATCAGGCCGGGGACAAGCGGTGATACGGGTGTTGCAGGAATTGGGAAACGAAATCGGTAAATCTTACAAAACTGGAGTGAGTGAATATGAATCGCAGACCAAAGGTTGTCATACTGGGTGCTGGTTATGGCGGCATGATGACAGCAACCCGTTTACAAAAAGCAAATATGCACCGGGAAGCAGAGATCGTACTTGTGAATAAGCACAATTATCACTATCAGACGACTTGGCTTCATGAACCCGCAGCCGGAACGATGCATCACGATCGTACACGCATGAAGATCAGCGATGTCATCGATACGAACAAGATCCAATTCATTAAAGATGGGGTGCAGCGTATCGACAGTGAACACCAGAAGGTTCATCTGGATGGTGGAGAACTTGATTATGACTATCTTGTGATTGGTCTTGGTTCCGAACCTGAAACATTCGGGATCCCTGGTGTCAGTCAGCATGCCTTCTCAATTCGCAGCGTCAATTCTGTCCGGCTGATTCGTGAGCATATTGAGTATATGTTCGCAAATTACAATCGCCAGGACGAAAAGCAAGAAGATCTCTTGACCTTTGTTGTAGCAGGCGCCGGGTTTACAGGCATTGAATTTGTCGGGGAGTTGTCCGAGCGGATTCCTGAGTTATGTCATGAATATGATATCGCCCGTGAGAAAGTGAAGATTTATTCCGTAGAAGCGGCGCCTTCAGCATTGCCGGGTTTTGACGAGGAACTTGTTGAGTATGCGATGAACTTACTTGAGAGCCGAGGCGTGGAATTTAAAATTTCGACACCGATCAAGGAAGTACAGGAAGGAAAAGTTTTACTGGAGAATGGGGACGAAATCAAATCGCAGACAATCGTATGGACAACTGGTGTCAGAGGGAATCCGGTGGTTGAGAAAAGTGGATTTGATGCCATGCGTGGCCGCGTGAAGGTGGAGAAAGATATGCGGGCGCCTGGGCATGATAACATCTTTATTTTCGGGGATTGCGCACTGATCATTAACGAAGAAATCAATCGTCCGTATCCGCCAACCGCTCAGATTGCCATACAGCAGGCCTATACTGTATCGAATAATTTGAAAAAGCTGATTAAAGGCGAAGAGAATCTGGAAGAGTTTAAGCCGGATATTAAAGGTACCGTTGCTTCACTTGGAGGCAAAGAAGCCATTGGCGTGATCGGGGACCGGAAACTATACGGAAATTCAGCATCGGCCATGAAAAAAATCATCGATAATCGCTATCTTTATCTGCTTGGTGGCATGCCGCTTGTGTTGAAAAAAGGAAAATTAAATCTGTTTTAATCACTAAATCCGCCTGCCTCATGCAGGCGGATTTGTTTTTGAAAAAAATCGTTACACAGAGGAAAAGCGAGATAAAAGATGATGTTTGCGCTTACATGGTGTTATGGCAGTGAGCCTTTCTCTTTTCAAAAAGATGTTTATCTGGTATATTATCAGAAATATCAGAAAACTCGATTGGAGGAAATGGTTATGCCGATGGACGATAAGGCGCTGAAGCAGGACGAATGCCCGTATTGTGAAGGAAGAGGCTATCATCAACCACCGCTTACCGGAACGGAAACGTGTACTGTTTGTCACGGATCAGGAGAGAAAAATAAAGTATCGTAAATCCGATGGATTCCTCTGTAGACTGGCAGGGGGATTTTTTTTTGGCTGCTTCAGAAAACCGTAATTAACAGGTTCAAAAAGAGTTCACTCTGATTGACCTCCCGAGATTCTTTCAGTAAAATTAATGAACAGTAACTTGGGGGTGTAGTGGTGTTAAGTATACCGCAAATGATCATTGCAATATTATTGTATTTTGTGTTGTTTTTTGGGATCGGTTTTATTTTAAATATGCTTTTGAGAGCCTCTTGGGTGATGGCCGTTCTTTATCCTGTTGTTGTCCTGCTCATCATCGACAGTCTGGGAATCGGTGCATACTTTACAAATCCGGGAGAAGCGTTTTCCGAATTGGGAACGAGTCTTGTGCAGCTCCCACTTGCTGATATTATCATCTTGTCATCAGGAATGGTTGGGGCTGTTCTTGCGGGCATCGTGATCAGAATGTTGCGCGATCGCGGCTATCAGATGTTTTAAGCCCGCTCGGTGTAACGGAATACGGATTAAAAAAAGGGTTCTGCAATGGCAGGACCCTTTTATCGTCTTTCACGTACTTCCTACAAAATAACGAAAAACAAGAACACAGAAAGAAGTATTCCCGTCAAACCGCCGAAAAAGACTTCGATTGGCTGATGTCCGAGCAGTTCCTTCAATTCTTTACGCTTTTCGTTTTCTTCCTTTTCCGGCCAGTTTTTCACTTCAGAGACCACTTTATTAAAATCCATAACAAGCTGATTGATCACAGTTGCCTGTTCGCCCGCATGTCTTCGTACACCGGAGGCATCGAACATGACGATCACACCAAATATTACTGAAATAGCGAAGTATGGCGATTCAAAGCCCTGTTCAAGACCGATTGCCGTAGCCAGGGCCGTGACAGCTGCAGAGTGTGAACTCGGCATGCCACCTGTACTGGTTAAGAGCGCCCAGTTAAAACGCCTGGTGGCGATGAATTCCAACGGGATCTTAACAAACTGTGCAAATCCTATGGCAAATAGACCGGCCCATAAAGGGAAATTTGTGAAGATTTCCATGGTTGGCAGATTCCTTTCCTGAATAAGTCCCTTTCGGTTTCTCATTATATCATACTCGTTGAAGGCGGGTCATCAATCACAATTTCCTGCATTTTATCAGGATTTGGCACGTTTTAAAAACATTGTTCGGTAATTAGCGAATTAAAAGCAGGTTTAGTGTTATTTTATACGGGTAATGAAAATGAAAGAGCTTTGCGTTGCGATAAAATCCGTTCATTTTTGCAGTTGGTACGAGGATAAGTGACGACTTTGCCGTAAATCGATGATATGTTGATATTTTTCAGAAATAATGATTGGATACAGGACCACACGGCTTTTGAGAAGTTTTTGCCACTCGGGTATGATTAAACGGTAACTTTGCAGCATAACGAATTTTTATCGACTTTCGAAGAATTTTTTAAGAGAAAGCAAGCTGTCTTGGCTGCTCAGAGGGGGAGGGACTATTTTGGACGACTCACAGAACAAATTTATTCGATTGATAAAAGCGTTGGATGCAGGACTTCACACATTGGAGAAAATCATCTTAAGCTGGTCGATTCTGGTGATCACCGCGATGACAGCAGGCAATGTTGTTTATCGGACGATAACCGGTCAAAGCTGGCATTTCGCAGCTGAGATCAGTCGATTAGCGATCATCGTGGCTACTTTTATGGGGATCAGTTATGCAGCAAGAAAAGGACGGCATATCAGTATGTCTGCTTTTTTTGATCTTTCACCCAAGCGGCTCAAAAAAGTATTGGCGATTGTTAATCCACTTATCACAGCATCGATTTTGTTCATCATGAGTTATTACGCACTTTTATACACACACAGCGTCTTCGTTTCAGGCAGAACGACTGCTGCGTTGGAATTTCCGTTTTGGGTTATGGTTGTTGCTCTTCCGGTCGGTATGTTTCTTGGCGGATTGCAGTTTATACGGAACAGCTGGGTGAATATCAAATACGATGAAGTTTACCTTGCACAGGAAAAGAAAGACTATGACGAACAATAAACTATAGGAAAACGAGAGGATTTCATTATGGCTTGGACAATGCTTGCAATCATGGTATTTCTTTTAATTCTCGGTTTGCCAATGATGATTCCGCTGATTGTTGGCCCGTTGGTCATCCTGGTCTTTTTTATGGAAGGATTGGACCCTACAATCATGGTTCAGCAAATGGTGGAAGGCATTTCCTCCTATGTGTTGCTGGCTGTTCCGCTGTTCATCTTTGCGGCAGATATCATGACGACAGGGCGGACATCAAAGCGTCTGCTGGATTTCGTCGGTGCCTTTGTGGGGCACATGCGAGGTGGCTATGCGATTACAACAGCGGCTGCCTGCACCCTTTTTGGATCGATTTCAGGTTCGACCCAGGCGACAGTTGTAGCGATTGGTAAACCAATGAGAGAACGACTTTTAAAAGCGGGTTACAAAGACTCCAGTGCAATCGCGCTGATTATCAACTCTTCAGATGTTGCATTATTGATTCCACCGAGTATCGGTATGATCATTTATGCGCTTGTAACAGGAACGTCCGTCGGTGACCTGTTTATTGCCGGGATTGGTCCTGGCGTACTTATCTTTCTATTCTTTGCTGTTTATTCATGGTTTTACGCGAAAATTCATAATATCCCTTTGGCGGACAGGATGCCATGGAAAGAGCGGGGGAGGGTAACGTTAGGTGCTTTACTCCCACTAGGATTTCCTGTTATTATAATTTATGGTATATATGGTGGTATTTTCACTCCGACCGAAGCGGCAGGTGTGTCAGTATTATATGCCTTGCTTCTTGAGGTATTCATTTGGAAGACGATCCGGATGCCGGATTTACCGAAAGTGGCCTTATCTTCAGGGATTGTGACATCAGCAGTTTTTGTGCTCGTTGCAGCCGGACAGGCATTTTCGTGGGTCATTTCATTCGCCCGCATCCCGCGTCAAATGACGGATGCAGTGCTTGGAACCGATCCGACAGCTTTATACATTTTGTTTATCGTTGCCTTGTTCTTCTTCATAGGCTGTATGTTTGTCGATCCAATCGTTGTGATTCTGATTTTAACACCGATCTTTTATCCGATTGCGTTTGAGGCAGGCATCGACCCGGTTCATCTAGGTGTTGTCATCACATTCCAGGCTGCGCTCGGGTCTGCGACACCACCGTTTGGGGTTGATATCTTCACTGCCAGTGCGGTGTTCAACAAGTCCTACTTGGATGTCATCAGGGGGACACCGCCGTTTATTGTCATGCTTTTGATTGTTGGTTTGTTGGTTATATTATTTGAAGAGATTTCATTGTTCCTGCTCTGGATTTTCTGATCTGGAAATGGATACACGTGAACTCTTTGAAATAAAAATTTATGGGGGTAATTTACACATGTTAAAAAAAGCTGGTTTGTTAACTGCTGCATTATCAATGAGTGTTGCCATGGCCGCTTGCGGTAATGACAACAATGGTAATGACGGAGAGAATCTTGACGCAGATGACGTAAGCGGAGATGACGTTGATGCCGTAGAATGGCGCATGGTCACAGAGGAAACAGAAGGTCAGGTACAAATGGTCTATGCTGAAGAATTTGCAGATACACTTTATGATTTGTCTGATGGGCAGATTGAATTGGATGTATACGGATTTGGTGAACTCGGAAGTGAAGTGGATCAGGTAGAACAATTGTCCACGAACATTATCGAATTCGCTGTCATCTCACCAGGGTTTACAGGGACGCTGGTTCCTGAAGGGAATCTGTTCGCACTTCAGTTCCTGTTCCCGGATGACTTAAGACAGGCCCAGGACATCTTGAATGAAAGTGAAGCAATCAATACGACACTTCGTGAAAAGTATGAAGAACATAGTATTACACCGCTGGCATTCTGGACAGAAGGTGCGATGCAGTGGACAGGAAGTTCACCACTTCAAACACCTGAAGATTTTGATGGTTTCCAGATGAGAACGCAGGAATCTCCATTGATCCTTCGATCTTACGAAGCGTACGATGCAAACCCGACCGCCATGAGCTGGGGAGAACTGTACACCGGTCTTCAGCAAGGACAGGTTGAAGGACAGGAAAATCCATTATTCTTCATTGAAGATGCGAACTTCAATGAAGTTCAAGATTACCTGACGATCTCTAATCACAATATGTATGTAACGATGACGACTGTAAATACAGAATTCTATAACGGCCTTGATGATGCTACGCGTGCAATTGTCGATGAAGCGGTAGAACAAATGAGAGACCGCGCCTTTGAAATTCAGGAAGAACAGAATGAAGGTGCCCTTGAACGCATCGAGGAAGCAACCGATACGCCAACTGAAGTCTATGAACTGACAGAAGAAGAGCGTGAAATGTTCCGTGAACTTGCTGCACCGGTTCGTGACTTCTATCGTGAAAACGAAGGTGACGATGCTGCAGAAATTCTGGATACGTTAATGGAAGAAATGGATGAGATGATGGAATAATCCATCAAAACAAAAAAAGATGCCCTTCGGGGCATCTTTTTTTGTACTTTGCGTGCGCAGCACGCTATTCGCTGCTAAGATGACTGATGTTTAACTTCCCTTTCATTGGAAGCATAATTGAATGCTTCTTTTTTTCGAAATGAAAATGCGGGGGTTCGAAGTAAACGGACTGACAGCATGGTCATGACGACGGTGACAATGATATCTTTAACAAAAAAAGGTGTCATCATGATTGATGCTCCTGTTAGTGAAACTGTATCTTCGGCGATCAGATTTAAATAGCCAAACAAGTAAAAGGTGCCGACTATGTAATGAATCAGCATAGCACTCATAGCGGCGATTGCGATCCTTGGTGAATCGATCGATTTTGCAGTTAACGTGCCACTGATCAGAGCAGCTATGGGAAACGATAATAAAAAACCGGCAGTGGGCAGGAAAAATGCCTGTGCACTCATGAAGCCTGCAAACACCGGTATCCCGAATAATCCAAGCAACAAATAGCCGATGATGGCCAGGGTGCCGTATAATGGCCCGAGTAATATGCCGCTCAGTACTGCCATACCCGATTGTAAAGTGAGTGGAATAGGGCCTATCATTATAAATGCACCAATATTCGCAGTGATCGCCATCAAGGCAATCATGACCCCGGAATAAACAATCATGACATTTTTCTTCACGAAAAGATCCCTCGTTTCTGTTATGAATGATGTGATGGCTATACTGTAATCGATTAAAAACACTAATGTCAACAGCAATGCAAATATGGTTTACAATATAGTCACTAAGCGTTCACCTTTATCTGTTTGAGATCGAGTTCACATGTGATAAAATTAAAAAAAGATGTGAATGATTGAACAATCAAAGGAGAATGAACATGCTGAACAATCTAATCAATGACACGATCGATTTTTCGGCTGGCTTGACGGCCGAAAACCCTGTTGATGATCCTCCAAAAAGTATCAAAACGGAAGAAATCATTGAATTAACGATGACAAAACGGGTTCCACTTTCGGATAGTACCGCTATGAATAAAATGATGATCTGGATCACTGAACCGGGACGCAGTCATATGATTTCCAAAATGACGCAACGTTGGATGCGCGAGGGAAAAGATGTGATAGTGATATCTGACCGGACGCTTCCTTTGCCGGATGGCGTAACATTTCACCTTGTTCAGCAAGGGACGCAGGGGATTCTAGCCAGTGGTCTGCTCAATCGGCTGGTCAATGAATGCCGATGCAAGGCAGAAGATATTTTTGCGACAGAAACAATGTATGGAGCGTACAAAGAACTGTTAAGATCATATTCGGAACGTTTCGTTTGTCAACAAACAGGGTTGAGTGAAAAGGCTTATCTGGATTTAGCGCATATGGTCACCAATGATCATTCCATCGGGTTCTTCTTTCCACATGAAGAAATCAACTGTGAACACTTACAGTCCTTCCGTGCAGCTTTGCTGATTCCGCTGGTCATGCAAGGGTGTAACAATCAACTGTCATTGCCTGTGTTTCTTGGAAATGGCCGAAAGCAGGTTGTAGGCATATCAAGGGACGCAAACCGTTCAATGAGTCGCTTTCAATCGATTCAAAACAAGAATAAAAAAGAGAGATCAGGGAAAATGACTTTTGCTATTTATGTCGATGATATCGCTGATCGTTTTGAAGTCGATCCTTTTCCACTGGCGTGATGAAAAGAAATGATATTACTGTGATCGATCCGGACAGTGACTTCGTTGTCCGGATATTTATTTTTTTCATAAAAGTCATTGCATCTGCACCTTGCATTTGTTATATTACTTATTGTCGCAAAAACAGCGGCGGCCAGATATCATTGACGGTAATTGCGAGAAAATATTTTAAAATAGTATTGACGCGAAGAACTTTAAAATGATATCATTTAAAAGTCGCCAAAACAGCGGCAACTGATTTTTGACCTTTGAAAACTAAACAAAAAACCAAGCAAAAGAAGTGGGATATATGAATAAGATATCCCGTCAATGAAAATCCAATGTGTCATCAACATTGGTATGATGCTAGCGCATCAAACTTCAGATGAACGCGGAAGAAAATGCCTGAGGCATTGGACGCCACACTTTATCGGAGAGTTTGATCCTGGCTCAGGACGAACGCTGGCGGCATGCCTAATACATGCAAGTCGAGCGCAGGAAGCTAACAGAAGCCTTCGGGTGGACGTCAGTGGAATGAGCGGCGGACGGGTGAGTAACACGTGGGCAACCTGCCCTGCAGACCGGGACAACCTCGTGAAAACGAGGCTAATACCGGATGACCGTAAGTATCGCATGGTACCTACGTAAAAGAGGGGATTCGTCCTCTCACTGCAGGATGGGCCCGCGGCGCATTAGCTGGTTGGTGAGGTAAGGGCTCACCAAGGCGACGATGCGTAGCCGACCTGAGAGGGTGATCGGCCACACTGGGACTGAGACACGGCCCAGACTCCTACGGGAGGCAGCAGTAGGGAATCATCCGCAATGGGCGAAAGCCTGACGGTGCAATGCCGCGTGAACGATGAAGGTTCTCGGATCGTAAAGTTCTGTTATGAGGGAAGAACAAGTGCCGTTTGAATAAGGCGGCACCTTGACGGTACCTCACGAGAAAGCCCCGGCTAACTACGTGCCAGCAGCCGCGGTAATACGTAGGGGGCAAGCGTTGTCCGGAATTATTGGGCGTAAAGCGCGCGCAGGCGGTCTCTTAAGTCTGATGTGAAAGCCCACGGCTCAACCGTGGAGGGTCATTGGAAACTGGGGGACTTGAGTGTAAGAGAGGAAAGTGGAATTCCACGTGTAGCGGTGAAATGCGTAGATATGTGGAGGAACACCAGTGGCGAAGGCGACTTTCTGGCTTACAACTGACGCTGAGGCGCGAAAGCGTGGGGAGCAAACAGGATTAGATACCCTGGTAGTCCACGCCGTAAACGATGAGTGCTAGGTGTTAGGGGTTTCGATACCCTTAGTGCCGAAGTTAACACATTAAGCACTCCGCCTGGGGAGTACGGCCGCAAGGCTGAAACTCAAAGGAATTGACGGGGGCCCGCACAAGCAGTGGAGCATGTGGTTTAATTCGAAGCAACGCGAAGAACCTTACCAGGTCTTGACATCCTCTGAACATCCAGGAGACTGGGTTTTCCCCTTCGGGGGACAGAGTGACAGGTGGTGCATGGTTGTCGTCAGCTCGTGTCGTGAGATGTTGGGTTAAGTCCCGCAACGAGCGCAACCCCTGATCTTAGTTGCCAGCATTCAGTTGGGCACTCTAAGGTGACTGCCGGTGATAAACCGGAGGAAGGTGGGGATGACGTCAAATCATCATGCCCCTTATGACCTGGGCTACACACGTGCTACAATGGATGGTACAATGGGTCGCGAAGCCGCGAGGTGGAGCCAATCCCATAAAGCCATTCTCAGTTCGGATTGCAGGCTGCAACTCGCCTGCATGAAGCCGGAATTGCTAGTAATCGCGGATCAGCATGCCGCGGTGAATACGTTCCCGGGCCTTGTACACACCGCCCGTCACACCACGAGAGTTTGTAACACCCGAAGTCGGTGAGGTAACCTTAGGGAGCCAGCCGCCGAAGGTGGGACAGATGATTGGGGTGAAGTCGTAACAAGGTATCCGTACCGGAAGGTGCGGATGGATCACCTCCTTTCTAAGGAGACTTGCTGGAAACCTCCGGTTTTCAGATAAGCTCAACCTTTTTACTTTTGCCTCTGGTTTTTGTTTAGTTTTGAAGGGTTAATCCTCTTCAGTGACCTTTGAAAACTGAATAACGAAATGACGAAACATCATGAATCACCGGTGAATCATCTATTATGAATCCTATTCAAATAGAGAGGAACCGAGTGTCTTGAATTCAAACGTTAAGGTTAAAACGACGCCAAAGAAAGCCTGTGGGAACACAGGAAATGGTTAAGCAAGAAAGGGCGCACGGTGGATACCTTGGCACTAGGAGCCGATGAAGGACGGGACGAACACCGATATGCTTCGGGGAGCTGTAAGTAAGCGTTGATCCGGAGATTTCCGAATGGGGGAACCCACCATCCGTAATGGGATGGGAGCCATACCTGAATCCATAGGGTAATGGCAGGCAGACCCGGGGAACTGAAACATCTTAGTACCCGGAGGAAGAGAAAGCAAAAGCGATTTCCTGAGTAGCGGCGAGCGAAACGGAAACAGCCCAAACCGAAAGGCTTGCCTTTCGGGGTTGTAGGACACTCCATTGGAGTTACAAAGAGAGAGCGTAGGTGAAGCGACCTGGAAAGGTCCGCGGGACAAGGTAAAAGCCCTGTAGCCGAAACGTTCCCTCCTCCGGAGTGGATCCTGAGTACGGCGGGTCACGTGAAACCCCGTCGGAATCCGGGAGGACCATCTCCCAAGGCTAAATACTTCCTAGTGACCGATAGTGAACCAGTACCGTGAGGGAAAGGTGAAAAGCACCCCGGAAGGGGAGTGAAACAGATCTTGAAACCGTGTGCCTACAAGTAGTTGGAGCCCGTTAATGGGTGACAGCGTGCCTTTTGTAGAATGAACCGGCGAGTTGTGATCACGTGCAAGGTTAAGCTGAAGAGGCGGAGCCGCAGCGAAAGCGAGTCTGAACAGGGCGAATAAGTACGTGGTTGCAGACCCGAAACCAGGTGATCTACCCATGTCCAGGGTGAAGTTCAGGTAACACTGAATGGAGGCCCGAACCCACGCACGTTGAAAAGTGCGGGGATGAGGTGTGGGTAGGGGTGAAATGCCAATCGAACCTGGAGATAGCTGGTTCTCCCCGAAATAGCTTTAGGGCTAGCCTCGAGGGAAGAGTATTGGAGGTAGAGCACTGATTGGACTAGGGGTCCCTACAGGATTACCGAATTC
This Salisediminibacterium beveridgei DNA region includes the following protein-coding sequences:
- a CDS encoding NAD(P)/FAD-dependent oxidoreductase; translated protein: MNRRPKVVILGAGYGGMMTATRLQKANMHREAEIVLVNKHNYHYQTTWLHEPAAGTMHHDRTRMKISDVIDTNKIQFIKDGVQRIDSEHQKVHLDGGELDYDYLVIGLGSEPETFGIPGVSQHAFSIRSVNSVRLIREHIEYMFANYNRQDEKQEDLLTFVVAGAGFTGIEFVGELSERIPELCHEYDIAREKVKIYSVEAAPSALPGFDEELVEYAMNLLESRGVEFKISTPIKEVQEGKVLLENGDEIKSQTIVWTTGVRGNPVVEKSGFDAMRGRVKVEKDMRAPGHDNIFIFGDCALIINEEINRPYPPTAQIAIQQAYTVSNNLKKLIKGEENLEEFKPDIKGTVASLGGKEAIGVIGDRKLYGNSASAMKKIIDNRYLYLLGGMPLVLKKGKLNLF
- a CDS encoding YuiA family protein → MPMDDKALKQDECPYCEGRGYHQPPLTGTETCTVCHGSGEKNKVS
- a CDS encoding YuiB family protein, whose translation is MIIAILLYFVLFFGIGFILNMLLRASWVMAVLYPVVVLLIIDSLGIGAYFTNPGEAFSELGTSLVQLPLADIIILSSGMVGAVLAGIVIRMLRDRGYQMF
- a CDS encoding divergent PAP2 family protein produces the protein MEIFTNFPLWAGLFAIGFAQFVKIPLEFIATRRFNWALLTSTGGMPSSHSAAVTALATAIGLEQGFESPYFAISVIFGVIVMFDASGVRRHAGEQATVINQLVMDFNKVVSEVKNWPEKEENEKRKELKELLGHQPIEVFFGGLTGILLSVFLFFVIL
- a CDS encoding TRAP transporter small permease; translated protein: MDDSQNKFIRLIKALDAGLHTLEKIILSWSILVITAMTAGNVVYRTITGQSWHFAAEISRLAIIVATFMGISYAARKGRHISMSAFFDLSPKRLKKVLAIVNPLITASILFIMSYYALLYTHSVFVSGRTTAALEFPFWVMVVALPVGMFLGGLQFIRNSWVNIKYDEVYLAQEKKDYDEQ
- a CDS encoding TRAP transporter large permease codes for the protein MAWTMLAIMVFLLILGLPMMIPLIVGPLVILVFFMEGLDPTIMVQQMVEGISSYVLLAVPLFIFAADIMTTGRTSKRLLDFVGAFVGHMRGGYAITTAAACTLFGSISGSTQATVVAIGKPMRERLLKAGYKDSSAIALIINSSDVALLIPPSIGMIIYALVTGTSVGDLFIAGIGPGVLIFLFFAVYSWFYAKIHNIPLADRMPWKERGRVTLGALLPLGFPVIIIYGIYGGIFTPTEAAGVSVLYALLLEVFIWKTIRMPDLPKVALSSGIVTSAVFVLVAAGQAFSWVISFARIPRQMTDAVLGTDPTALYILFIVALFFFIGCMFVDPIVVILILTPIFYPIAFEAGIDPVHLGVVITFQAALGSATPPFGVDIFTASAVFNKSYLDVIRGTPPFIVMLLIVGLLVILFEEISLFLLWIF
- the dctP gene encoding TRAP transporter substrate-binding protein DctP, encoding MLKKAGLLTAALSMSVAMAACGNDNNGNDGENLDADDVSGDDVDAVEWRMVTEETEGQVQMVYAEEFADTLYDLSDGQIELDVYGFGELGSEVDQVEQLSTNIIEFAVISPGFTGTLVPEGNLFALQFLFPDDLRQAQDILNESEAINTTLREKYEEHSITPLAFWTEGAMQWTGSSPLQTPEDFDGFQMRTQESPLILRSYEAYDANPTAMSWGELYTGLQQGQVEGQENPLFFIEDANFNEVQDYLTISNHNMYVTMTTVNTEFYNGLDDATRAIVDEAVEQMRDRAFEIQEEQNEGALERIEEATDTPTEVYELTEEEREMFRELAAPVRDFYRENEGDDAAEILDTLMEEMDEMME
- a CDS encoding biotin transporter BioY, coding for MFLIDYSIAITSFITETRDLFVKKNVMIVYSGVMIALMAITANIGAFIMIGPIPLTLQSGMAVLSGILLGPLYGTLAIIGYLLLGLFGIPVFAGFMSAQAFFLPTAGFLLSFPIAALISGTLTAKSIDSPRIAIAAMSAMLIHYIVGTFYLFGYLNLIAEDTVSLTGASIMMTPFFVKDIIVTVVMTMLSVRLLRTPAFSFRKKEAFNYASNEREVKHQSS
- a CDS encoding molybdopterin-binding domain-containing protein yields the protein MLNNLINDTIDFSAGLTAENPVDDPPKSIKTEEIIELTMTKRVPLSDSTAMNKMMIWITEPGRSHMISKMTQRWMREGKDVIVISDRTLPLPDGVTFHLVQQGTQGILASGLLNRLVNECRCKAEDIFATETMYGAYKELLRSYSERFVCQQTGLSEKAYLDLAHMVTNDHSIGFFFPHEEINCEHLQSFRAALLIPLVMQGCNNQLSLPVFLGNGRKQVVGISRDANRSMSRFQSIQNKNKKERSGKMTFAIYVDDIADRFEVDPFPLA